Proteins co-encoded in one Rhopalosiphum maidis isolate BTI-1 chromosome 2, ASM367621v3, whole genome shotgun sequence genomic window:
- the LOC113553748 gene encoding polycomb protein Sfmbt-like isoform X1, giving the protein MKKAFSHIIIPSNYDESFKTTFEMKQTLLHKDQMNFVWMNGDNNMFIPHSENDHTTAIDPGFFDNTMPQTGNIQPRMELNNYMLYNHPKDVDKSNGVWKFQNARSIQNNVGFCEQGKKINVPSSRKIKPIQNPALKLKTPIAYQRDSDPNMLPIEKEGRAVCINCGAIGVKHSFYTKLRNYCSQACVKAAMEKSVDYWSEESPNKNIADELESSTSVNDGHLFTEMPKIDVNNYIIPATNSEVKANTIMEDESESDDSLSFTSYPIEEDLLFPPDKKPCRPIPQTYDWVKDLTNKNYDVVPVQCFRYAPMADCWDDIAVGIKVEVVNTDCDNFSEEFPDYYWVASIVDIAGYKAKLRYEGYESEESSDFWVNLCSCVVHPVGWCATRGKPLIPPKSIQSKHCDWKDFLVKRLTGARTLPTNFRLKIFESLKSKFRIDLTLELIDKEHISKVKVAKILNIIGKRLELRYYDDEEQVFWVHEDSPLIHPVGWAGRVGHSLCAPDEYCDRTSKGLRDKDDATEDLFPMSIPFKSGFQVGMKLEAIDPLNLASICVATIMKVLNDGYLMISIDFYNSTPKDWFCYHCTSASIMPAGFCEAHGITLKPPQNSIDPFVWKDYLVSSNSIAAPEHLFDMDVPDHGFKCDMKLECTDLMNPHLICVATIVRTAGRLIEVHFDGWENDFNQWLDCCSSDIFPVGWCELVGYKLEGPITQPIQEHRPSKHKKKKSKKNQRVPAKKVTAPPLVVHTKVPTSCYTSVDVCQTWTAKNKITCELSPVSAAEPLGPDQSLPVASENNSTSIKDEHELIKRSFLEKDTNMWSERDVSEFLLFNQCATYCDVFLNQNIDGIQLLNLTKEEIIHMTGNKVGPSLKIFDLIQKLKNKTKRKKYL; this is encoded by the exons atgaaAAAAGCGTTTTCCCACATCATTATACCATCAAATTATGACGAATCTTTTAAAACAACTTTTGAAATGAAACAAACGTTGTTGCATAAag ATCAAATGAATTTTGTATGGATGAATGGAGACAATAACATGTTTATTCCTCATTCCGAAAATGATCATACTACAGCAATAGATCCAGGATTCTTTGACAATACAATGCCACAGACAGGAAATATTCAACCTAGAATG GAATTGAACAATTACATGTTATACAATCATCCAAAGGATGTGGATAAGTCTAATGGAGTATGGAAATTCCAAAATGCACGCAGTATTCAGAATAATGTTGGCTTTTGTGaacaaggaaaaaaaataaatgtacctagTTCTCGAAAAATTAAACCTATTCAAAATCCcgcactaaaattaaaaactcctATTGCATATCAAAGAGATTCAGATCCTAACATGTTACCTATTGAAAAAGAAGGAAGGG CGGTTTGTATAAATTGTGGTGCCATTGGTGTTAAACATtcattttacacaaaactaaGAAATTACTGCAGTCAAGCTTGTGTTAAGGCTGCTATGGAAAAGTCTGTGGACTATTGGTCAGAAGAAtctccaaataaaaatatagctgATGAACTAGAATCATCTACTTCTGTAAATGATGGACATTTATTTACTGAAAtg cccAAAATTGatgtgaataattatattattcctgCTACAAATAGCGAAGTTAAAGCTAATACAATTATGGAAGATGAATCTGAATCCGATGATTCTCTTTCTTTTACTTCATATCCCATTGAAGAAGATTTATTGTTTCCTCCTGATAAAAAACCTTGTCGACCAATTCCCCAAACATATGACTGGGTGAAAGATTTgactaacaaaaattatgatgtAGTTCCTGTTCAATGTTTccgttat GCTCCTATGGCCGATTGTTGGGATGATATAGCAGTTGGAATTAAAGTTGAAGTTGTAAATACAGATTGTGATAATTTTAGTGAAGAATTTCCGGACTACTATTGGGTTGCTTCTATAGTTGATATTGCAg gataTAAAGCAAAATTACGCTATGAGGGGTATGAATCGGAAGAAAGTAGTGATTTTTGGGTAAATTTATGTTCTTGTGTTGTTCATCCAGTTGGATGGTGTGCAACAAGGGGTAAACCATTAATACCTCCAAAAT CTATTCAATCAAAACATTGTGATTGGAAAGATTTTTTAGTCAAGCGTTTAACTGGAGCTAGAACATTACCTacaaattttcgtttaaaaatatttgaatctcTGAAGTCAAAATTTcg aaTTGATTTAACTTTGgaattaattgataaagaGCATATATCAAAAGTTAAAGTAGCcaaaattcttaatataattGGTAAACGCTTAGAACTAAGATATTATGATGATGAAGAACAAG tatTTTGGGTACATGAAGACTCACCATTAATTCATCCAGTTGGTTGGGCTGGTCGAGTAGGTCATAGTTTGTGTGCTCCTGATGAATATTGTGATAGAACATCAAAAGGTTTACGTGATAAAGATGATGCTACAGAAGATCTTTTTCCAATGTCAATACCATTCAAGTCAGGTTTTCAAGTTGGAATGAAGCTGGAAGCAATTGATCCTTTAAATCTTGCATCAATATGTGTTGCAACAATTATGAAA gtATTGAATGATGGCTATTTAATGATCTCTATTGacttttataatagtacacCAAAAGATTGGTTTTGTTATCATTGTACATCAGCAAGCATTATGCCAGCTGGATTTTGTGAAGCACACGGTATTACTTTAAAACCTCCTCAAAATTCTATTGATCCATTTGTATGGAAAGACTATTTAGTAAGTTCTAACAGTATAGCAGCCCCAGAACATCTCTTCGATATg gatgTACCTGACCATGGATTTAAATGTGATATGAAACTTGAGTGTACTGATTTAATGAATCCTCATTTGATATGTGTAGCAACTATAGTAAGAACAGCAGGAAGATTAATAGAAGTTCATTTTGATGGATGGGAAAATGACTTCAATCAATGGTTAGATTGTTGCTCTTCTGATATATTTCCAGTTGGTTGGTGTGAGTTGGTTGGTTATAAATTAGAAGGACCTATTACACAACCCATTCAag agCATCGACCTAGTaaacataaaaagaaaaagtcAAAGAAAAATCAACGTGTACCAGCCAAAAAAGTAACTGCACCACCTTTAGTAGTACATACTAAGGTTCCTACTTCTTGTTATACTTCTGtggat gtgtGTCAGACATGGactgctaaaaataaaataacttgtgAACTAAGTCCAGTCTCAGCAGCTGAACCTTTAGGTCCAGATCAATCTCTACCAGTTGCTAGTGAAAat aaCTCAACAAGTATTAAAGATGaacatgaattaattaaacgaTCATTTTTGGAAAAAGATACCAATATGTGGAGCGAAAGAGATGTATCGgagtttttactatttaatcagTGTGCAACATATtgtgatgtttttttaaaccaa aATATTGATGGTATACAATTGTTGAATCTCACCAAAGAAGAAATTATACACATGACAGGAAATAAAGTTGGCCCATCactgaaaatatttgatcttatacaaaaattgaaaaacaaaactaaaagaaaaaaatacctgTGA
- the LOC113553748 gene encoding polycomb protein Sfmbt-like isoform X2 yields the protein MKKAFSHIIIPSNYDESFKTTFEMKQTLLHKDQMNFVWMNGDNNMFIPHSENDHTTAIDPGFFDNTMPQTGNIQPRMELNNYMLYNHPKDVDKSNGVWKFQNARSIQNNVGFCEQGKKINVPSSRKIKPIQNPALKLKTPIAYQRDSDPNMLPIEKEGRAVCINCGAIGVKHSFYTKLRNYCSQACVKAAMEKSVDYWSEESPNKNIADELESSTSVNDGHLFTEMPKIDVNNYIIPATNSEVKANTIMEDESESDDSLSFTSYPIEEDLLFPPDKKPCRPIPQTYDWVKDLTNKNYDVVPVQCFRYAPMADCWDDIAVGIKVEVVNTDCDNFSEEFPDYYWVASIVDIAGYKAKLRYEGYESEESSDFWVNLCSCVVHPVGWCATRGKPLIPPKSIQSKHCDWKDFLVKRLTGARTLPTNFRLKIFESLKSKFRIDLTLELIDKEHISKVKVAKILNIIGKRLELRYYDDEEQVFWVHEDSPLIHPVGWAGRVGHSLCAPDEYCDRTSKGLRDKDDATEDLFPMSIPFKSGFQVGMKLEAIDPLNLASICVATIMKVLNDGYLMISIDFYNSTPKDWFCYHCTSASIMPAGFCEAHGITLKPPQNSIDPFVWKDYLVSSNSIAAPEHLFDMDVPDHGFKCDMKLECTDLMNPHLICVATIVRTAGRLIEVHFDGWENDFNQWLDCCSSDIFPVGWCELVGYKLEGPITQPIQEHRPSKHKKKKSKKNQRVPAKKVTAPPLVVHTKVCQTWTAKNKITCELSPVSAAEPLGPDQSLPVASENNSTSIKDEHELIKRSFLEKDTNMWSERDVSEFLLFNQCATYCDVFLNQNIDGIQLLNLTKEEIIHMTGNKVGPSLKIFDLIQKLKNKTKRKKYL from the exons atgaaAAAAGCGTTTTCCCACATCATTATACCATCAAATTATGACGAATCTTTTAAAACAACTTTTGAAATGAAACAAACGTTGTTGCATAAag ATCAAATGAATTTTGTATGGATGAATGGAGACAATAACATGTTTATTCCTCATTCCGAAAATGATCATACTACAGCAATAGATCCAGGATTCTTTGACAATACAATGCCACAGACAGGAAATATTCAACCTAGAATG GAATTGAACAATTACATGTTATACAATCATCCAAAGGATGTGGATAAGTCTAATGGAGTATGGAAATTCCAAAATGCACGCAGTATTCAGAATAATGTTGGCTTTTGTGaacaaggaaaaaaaataaatgtacctagTTCTCGAAAAATTAAACCTATTCAAAATCCcgcactaaaattaaaaactcctATTGCATATCAAAGAGATTCAGATCCTAACATGTTACCTATTGAAAAAGAAGGAAGGG CGGTTTGTATAAATTGTGGTGCCATTGGTGTTAAACATtcattttacacaaaactaaGAAATTACTGCAGTCAAGCTTGTGTTAAGGCTGCTATGGAAAAGTCTGTGGACTATTGGTCAGAAGAAtctccaaataaaaatatagctgATGAACTAGAATCATCTACTTCTGTAAATGATGGACATTTATTTACTGAAAtg cccAAAATTGatgtgaataattatattattcctgCTACAAATAGCGAAGTTAAAGCTAATACAATTATGGAAGATGAATCTGAATCCGATGATTCTCTTTCTTTTACTTCATATCCCATTGAAGAAGATTTATTGTTTCCTCCTGATAAAAAACCTTGTCGACCAATTCCCCAAACATATGACTGGGTGAAAGATTTgactaacaaaaattatgatgtAGTTCCTGTTCAATGTTTccgttat GCTCCTATGGCCGATTGTTGGGATGATATAGCAGTTGGAATTAAAGTTGAAGTTGTAAATACAGATTGTGATAATTTTAGTGAAGAATTTCCGGACTACTATTGGGTTGCTTCTATAGTTGATATTGCAg gataTAAAGCAAAATTACGCTATGAGGGGTATGAATCGGAAGAAAGTAGTGATTTTTGGGTAAATTTATGTTCTTGTGTTGTTCATCCAGTTGGATGGTGTGCAACAAGGGGTAAACCATTAATACCTCCAAAAT CTATTCAATCAAAACATTGTGATTGGAAAGATTTTTTAGTCAAGCGTTTAACTGGAGCTAGAACATTACCTacaaattttcgtttaaaaatatttgaatctcTGAAGTCAAAATTTcg aaTTGATTTAACTTTGgaattaattgataaagaGCATATATCAAAAGTTAAAGTAGCcaaaattcttaatataattGGTAAACGCTTAGAACTAAGATATTATGATGATGAAGAACAAG tatTTTGGGTACATGAAGACTCACCATTAATTCATCCAGTTGGTTGGGCTGGTCGAGTAGGTCATAGTTTGTGTGCTCCTGATGAATATTGTGATAGAACATCAAAAGGTTTACGTGATAAAGATGATGCTACAGAAGATCTTTTTCCAATGTCAATACCATTCAAGTCAGGTTTTCAAGTTGGAATGAAGCTGGAAGCAATTGATCCTTTAAATCTTGCATCAATATGTGTTGCAACAATTATGAAA gtATTGAATGATGGCTATTTAATGATCTCTATTGacttttataatagtacacCAAAAGATTGGTTTTGTTATCATTGTACATCAGCAAGCATTATGCCAGCTGGATTTTGTGAAGCACACGGTATTACTTTAAAACCTCCTCAAAATTCTATTGATCCATTTGTATGGAAAGACTATTTAGTAAGTTCTAACAGTATAGCAGCCCCAGAACATCTCTTCGATATg gatgTACCTGACCATGGATTTAAATGTGATATGAAACTTGAGTGTACTGATTTAATGAATCCTCATTTGATATGTGTAGCAACTATAGTAAGAACAGCAGGAAGATTAATAGAAGTTCATTTTGATGGATGGGAAAATGACTTCAATCAATGGTTAGATTGTTGCTCTTCTGATATATTTCCAGTTGGTTGGTGTGAGTTGGTTGGTTATAAATTAGAAGGACCTATTACACAACCCATTCAag agCATCGACCTAGTaaacataaaaagaaaaagtcAAAGAAAAATCAACGTGTACCAGCCAAAAAAGTAACTGCACCACCTTTAGTAGTACATACTAAG gtgtGTCAGACATGGactgctaaaaataaaataacttgtgAACTAAGTCCAGTCTCAGCAGCTGAACCTTTAGGTCCAGATCAATCTCTACCAGTTGCTAGTGAAAat aaCTCAACAAGTATTAAAGATGaacatgaattaattaaacgaTCATTTTTGGAAAAAGATACCAATATGTGGAGCGAAAGAGATGTATCGgagtttttactatttaatcagTGTGCAACATATtgtgatgtttttttaaaccaa aATATTGATGGTATACAATTGTTGAATCTCACCAAAGAAGAAATTATACACATGACAGGAAATAAAGTTGGCCCATCactgaaaatatttgatcttatacaaaaattgaaaaacaaaactaaaagaaaaaaatacctgTGA
- the LOC113553748 gene encoding polycomb protein Sfmbt-like isoform X3 — translation MEYPVHKDQMNFVWMNGDNNMFIPHSENDHTTAIDPGFFDNTMPQTGNIQPRMELNNYMLYNHPKDVDKSNGVWKFQNARSIQNNVGFCEQGKKINVPSSRKIKPIQNPALKLKTPIAYQRDSDPNMLPIEKEGRAVCINCGAIGVKHSFYTKLRNYCSQACVKAAMEKSVDYWSEESPNKNIADELESSTSVNDGHLFTEMPKIDVNNYIIPATNSEVKANTIMEDESESDDSLSFTSYPIEEDLLFPPDKKPCRPIPQTYDWVKDLTNKNYDVVPVQCFRYAPMADCWDDIAVGIKVEVVNTDCDNFSEEFPDYYWVASIVDIAGYKAKLRYEGYESEESSDFWVNLCSCVVHPVGWCATRGKPLIPPKSIQSKHCDWKDFLVKRLTGARTLPTNFRLKIFESLKSKFRIDLTLELIDKEHISKVKVAKILNIIGKRLELRYYDDEEQVFWVHEDSPLIHPVGWAGRVGHSLCAPDEYCDRTSKGLRDKDDATEDLFPMSIPFKSGFQVGMKLEAIDPLNLASICVATIMKVLNDGYLMISIDFYNSTPKDWFCYHCTSASIMPAGFCEAHGITLKPPQNSIDPFVWKDYLVSSNSIAAPEHLFDMDVPDHGFKCDMKLECTDLMNPHLICVATIVRTAGRLIEVHFDGWENDFNQWLDCCSSDIFPVGWCELVGYKLEGPITQPIQEHRPSKHKKKKSKKNQRVPAKKVTAPPLVVHTKVPTSCYTSVDVCQTWTAKNKITCELSPVSAAEPLGPDQSLPVASENNSTSIKDEHELIKRSFLEKDTNMWSERDVSEFLLFNQCATYCDVFLNQNIDGIQLLNLTKEEIIHMTGNKVGPSLKIFDLIQKLKNKTKRKKYL, via the exons ATGGAGTATCCGGTTCATAAAG ATCAAATGAATTTTGTATGGATGAATGGAGACAATAACATGTTTATTCCTCATTCCGAAAATGATCATACTACAGCAATAGATCCAGGATTCTTTGACAATACAATGCCACAGACAGGAAATATTCAACCTAGAATG GAATTGAACAATTACATGTTATACAATCATCCAAAGGATGTGGATAAGTCTAATGGAGTATGGAAATTCCAAAATGCACGCAGTATTCAGAATAATGTTGGCTTTTGTGaacaaggaaaaaaaataaatgtacctagTTCTCGAAAAATTAAACCTATTCAAAATCCcgcactaaaattaaaaactcctATTGCATATCAAAGAGATTCAGATCCTAACATGTTACCTATTGAAAAAGAAGGAAGGG CGGTTTGTATAAATTGTGGTGCCATTGGTGTTAAACATtcattttacacaaaactaaGAAATTACTGCAGTCAAGCTTGTGTTAAGGCTGCTATGGAAAAGTCTGTGGACTATTGGTCAGAAGAAtctccaaataaaaatatagctgATGAACTAGAATCATCTACTTCTGTAAATGATGGACATTTATTTACTGAAAtg cccAAAATTGatgtgaataattatattattcctgCTACAAATAGCGAAGTTAAAGCTAATACAATTATGGAAGATGAATCTGAATCCGATGATTCTCTTTCTTTTACTTCATATCCCATTGAAGAAGATTTATTGTTTCCTCCTGATAAAAAACCTTGTCGACCAATTCCCCAAACATATGACTGGGTGAAAGATTTgactaacaaaaattatgatgtAGTTCCTGTTCAATGTTTccgttat GCTCCTATGGCCGATTGTTGGGATGATATAGCAGTTGGAATTAAAGTTGAAGTTGTAAATACAGATTGTGATAATTTTAGTGAAGAATTTCCGGACTACTATTGGGTTGCTTCTATAGTTGATATTGCAg gataTAAAGCAAAATTACGCTATGAGGGGTATGAATCGGAAGAAAGTAGTGATTTTTGGGTAAATTTATGTTCTTGTGTTGTTCATCCAGTTGGATGGTGTGCAACAAGGGGTAAACCATTAATACCTCCAAAAT CTATTCAATCAAAACATTGTGATTGGAAAGATTTTTTAGTCAAGCGTTTAACTGGAGCTAGAACATTACCTacaaattttcgtttaaaaatatttgaatctcTGAAGTCAAAATTTcg aaTTGATTTAACTTTGgaattaattgataaagaGCATATATCAAAAGTTAAAGTAGCcaaaattcttaatataattGGTAAACGCTTAGAACTAAGATATTATGATGATGAAGAACAAG tatTTTGGGTACATGAAGACTCACCATTAATTCATCCAGTTGGTTGGGCTGGTCGAGTAGGTCATAGTTTGTGTGCTCCTGATGAATATTGTGATAGAACATCAAAAGGTTTACGTGATAAAGATGATGCTACAGAAGATCTTTTTCCAATGTCAATACCATTCAAGTCAGGTTTTCAAGTTGGAATGAAGCTGGAAGCAATTGATCCTTTAAATCTTGCATCAATATGTGTTGCAACAATTATGAAA gtATTGAATGATGGCTATTTAATGATCTCTATTGacttttataatagtacacCAAAAGATTGGTTTTGTTATCATTGTACATCAGCAAGCATTATGCCAGCTGGATTTTGTGAAGCACACGGTATTACTTTAAAACCTCCTCAAAATTCTATTGATCCATTTGTATGGAAAGACTATTTAGTAAGTTCTAACAGTATAGCAGCCCCAGAACATCTCTTCGATATg gatgTACCTGACCATGGATTTAAATGTGATATGAAACTTGAGTGTACTGATTTAATGAATCCTCATTTGATATGTGTAGCAACTATAGTAAGAACAGCAGGAAGATTAATAGAAGTTCATTTTGATGGATGGGAAAATGACTTCAATCAATGGTTAGATTGTTGCTCTTCTGATATATTTCCAGTTGGTTGGTGTGAGTTGGTTGGTTATAAATTAGAAGGACCTATTACACAACCCATTCAag agCATCGACCTAGTaaacataaaaagaaaaagtcAAAGAAAAATCAACGTGTACCAGCCAAAAAAGTAACTGCACCACCTTTAGTAGTACATACTAAGGTTCCTACTTCTTGTTATACTTCTGtggat gtgtGTCAGACATGGactgctaaaaataaaataacttgtgAACTAAGTCCAGTCTCAGCAGCTGAACCTTTAGGTCCAGATCAATCTCTACCAGTTGCTAGTGAAAat aaCTCAACAAGTATTAAAGATGaacatgaattaattaaacgaTCATTTTTGGAAAAAGATACCAATATGTGGAGCGAAAGAGATGTATCGgagtttttactatttaatcagTGTGCAACATATtgtgatgtttttttaaaccaa aATATTGATGGTATACAATTGTTGAATCTCACCAAAGAAGAAATTATACACATGACAGGAAATAAAGTTGGCCCATCactgaaaatatttgatcttatacaaaaattgaaaaacaaaactaaaagaaaaaaatacctgTGA